The following are encoded together in the Hydractinia symbiolongicarpus strain clone_291-10 chromosome 14, HSymV2.1, whole genome shotgun sequence genome:
- the LOC130625330 gene encoding protein DD3-3-like isoform X1, which produces MKLILVVVFCCKARLSSILMRQQLSMLFFICALFGLVRCDVYLHNPRGSNNRLDERGRERANANRMFDSQNNNRGGYNVGSLYYYEGSELPIEWTNQHSCGEKNAHCELVVQYMCDDQLRDGAKTRTIPEKLSQCANFDCDSDLEYGMNENYDWYQNCKYRERNKGLFTADQKLKGETAKYTRQNPGGTRRGYECPEERDYYPYWHPTPWKDIAIMTNNVSRCEEYLAESQNVKEKYSCVPPKGYMEHLIARKGPARDRKILPITKEECEKIEYPANSGNFSKWTPTPAWGIEAPACLASPKSRDNHNGNGPSGFPNMFNWTILNTPHEHCALRLRYNISTADYDAVKTNASNNAANNNSPAKIDIGSLVGLSETDAEDRGYVFENNPTVNPLSAVSGNTNIGKKLNLQLAINTAQYGRTFEDRSHSFAIRARTAELKDAKIHNLNVRGKRGNIVQVYPAVEYDFVPNRLSASVGDHIHFQWTGSNTNPNNNDGQGLAGTDRNNVVLLTSQIYPEGEPGKAVAENLKFGHFGNNYPAHLNGVNLLGLPKEDLVSLAVLTPGQLRGELSELDDAGTYFDLPPRKITRAGDYHYMCTRNNNFSNRGQKGKIVVSEAKSAEQQVGYSGGAVQLSDNEGVWIKPATVQDGKQIRVEQWDESAGEEVVKQQGGELNKGDSYESKYFVVYPFEKLANGAEVTIKMKVESDDAEIYHSTDYKNWREISGADISDNVATFQAREGGVYVARKSDNSKTSTIVGGVIGGIVAIVLIVGIVIFCRKHPETGANLKQRFSGLKMGSKV; this is translated from the exons ATGAAG ttgattcttgttgttgttttttgttgcaaAGCAAg ATTATCATCCATATTGATGCGGCAACAACTAAGCATGTTGTTTTTCATCTGCGCGCTTTTTGGATTGGTACGTTGTGATGTGTATTTGCATAACCCGAG AGGCAGCAATAACCGACTTGATGAACGTGGTCGAGAAAGAGCAAACGCAAacag AATGTTTGACTCTCAAAACAACAATAGAGGAGGCTACAATGTTGGTAGTTTGTATTATTATGAAGGTTCTGAACTACCTATCGAGTGGACCAATCAGCACTCTTGTGGTGAGAAAAACGCCCACTGTGAGCTTGTTGTGCAATATATGTGCGATGATCAGTTAAGAGATGGTGCTAAAACAAG AACGATTCCAGAGAAATTATCTCAATGTGCCAACTTTGATTGTGATAGCGATTTAGA ATATGGCATGAATGAAAATTATGACTGGTATCAGAATTGTAAATATCGGGAGCGTAACAAGGGTTTATTTACAGCAGACCAG AAATTAAAAGGTGAAACTGCAAAATATACACGACAAAATCCAGGAGGTACAAGAAGAGGTTACGAATGTCCTGAAGAAAGAGATTATTATCCATATTGGCACCCAACACCATGGAAG GATATCGCAATTATGACCAACAATGTTTCACGTTGCGAGGAATATCTAGCCGAGAGTCAAAACGTGAAAGAAAAATACTCTTGTGTACCTCCGAAAGGATATATGGAACACTTGATCGCAAGAAAAGGTCCGGCACGTGACCGAAAGATTCTTCCCATTACGAAAGAAGAATGCGAG aAAATCGAGTACCCAGCAAATTCTGGAAACTTTTCCAAGTGGACACCAACTCCCGCATGGGGTATTGAAGCACCGGCATGCCTTGCCTCACCCAAGTCACGTGACAATCATAACGGAAATGGGCCTAGTGGATTTCCCAACATGTTTAACTGGACTATTTTAAATACGCCTCATGAACATTGCGCCCTTCGCTTGCGATATAACATTTCCACAGCTGATTATGATGCCGTCAAAACTAACGCAAGCAACAATGCTGCTA acAACAACAGTCCAGCTAAAATCGATATTGGTTCTCTTGTGGGTCTCTCTGAAACGGATGCTGAAGATAGAGGATACGTGTTTGAAAACAACCCCACTGTGAATCCGCTCTCAGCCGTAAGTGGAAACACCAACATTGGAAAGAAGTTAAATTTACAGCTAGCTATTAACACTGCGCAGTATGGAAGAACGTTTGAGGATAG aTCGCATTCATTTGCAATTCGCGCGCGGACTGCAGAATTAAAAGATGCGAAAATTCACAATCTCAATGTTCGAGGTAAGCGAGGCAACATTGTACAAGTTTATCCAGCTGTGGAATATGACTTCGTACCAAACAGACTATCTGCAAGTGTTGGAGATCATATTCACTTtca ATGGACTGGTTCGAACACAAATCCCAACAATAACGACGGACAGGGATTGGCTGGAACTGATCGCAACAATGTTGTTCTGCTGACGTCACAAATTTACCCTGAAGGGGAACCTGGAAAAGCTGTTGCCGAAAATTTAAAGTTTGGTCATTTTGGAAATAACTATCCCGCACATTTAAATGGAGTAAATTTATTGGGATTGCCCAAAGAAGATTTGGTCAGTTTAGCCGTTCTCACGCCAG GTCAGCTACGTGGTGAATTATCTGAACTAGATGATGCTGGCACATATTTCGATTTACCACCACGCAAAATCACGAGAGCTGGTGACTACCATTACATGTGCACTCGAAACAACAACTTCTCCAATCGCGGTCAGAAAGGAAAAATTGTAGTGAGCGAGGCTAAAAGCGCGGAACAGCAAGTTGGCTATAGTGGTGGAGCCGTTCAGCTTAGCGATAA TGAAGGCGTTTGGATAAAGCCAGCGACAGTTCAAGATGGCAAACAAATTCGGGTAGAGCAATGGGACGAGAGTGCTGGAGAAGAAGTTGTTAAGCAGCAAGGTGGAGAGTTAAACAAAGGAGATTCGTACGAAAGCAAATACTTTGTGGTGTATCCGTTCGAAAAGCTTGCCAACGGCGCAGAGGTAACGATAAAAATGAAAGTGGAGTCGGATGACGCGGAAATCTATCACTCCACCGACTACAAAAACTGGAGAGAAATAAGCGGCGCAGATATTTCTGACAACGTGGCAACTTTCCAAGCTCGAGAAG GAGGTGTTTATGTTGCACGGAAGTCGGACAACTCAAAGACAAGTACGATTGTCGGTGGCGTCATCGGTGGTATTGTCGCAATTGTACTTATCGTCGGCATCGTTATCTTTTGTCGCAAACATCCAGAAACTGGTGCTAACTTGAAGCAACGGTTTTCCGGTTTAAAAATGGGTtcaaaagtttaa
- the LOC130625330 gene encoding protein DD3-3-like isoform X2: MRQQLSMLFFICALFGLVRCDVYLHNPRGSNNRLDERGRERANANRMFDSQNNNRGGYNVGSLYYYEGSELPIEWTNQHSCGEKNAHCELVVQYMCDDQLRDGAKTRTIPEKLSQCANFDCDSDLEYGMNENYDWYQNCKYRERNKGLFTADQKLKGETAKYTRQNPGGTRRGYECPEERDYYPYWHPTPWKDIAIMTNNVSRCEEYLAESQNVKEKYSCVPPKGYMEHLIARKGPARDRKILPITKEECEKIEYPANSGNFSKWTPTPAWGIEAPACLASPKSRDNHNGNGPSGFPNMFNWTILNTPHEHCALRLRYNISTADYDAVKTNASNNAANNNSPAKIDIGSLVGLSETDAEDRGYVFENNPTVNPLSAVSGNTNIGKKLNLQLAINTAQYGRTFEDRSHSFAIRARTAELKDAKIHNLNVRGKRGNIVQVYPAVEYDFVPNRLSASVGDHIHFQWTGSNTNPNNNDGQGLAGTDRNNVVLLTSQIYPEGEPGKAVAENLKFGHFGNNYPAHLNGVNLLGLPKEDLVSLAVLTPGQLRGELSELDDAGTYFDLPPRKITRAGDYHYMCTRNNNFSNRGQKGKIVVSEAKSAEQQVGYSGGAVQLSDNEGVWIKPATVQDGKQIRVEQWDESAGEEVVKQQGGELNKGDSYESKYFVVYPFEKLANGAEVTIKMKVESDDAEIYHSTDYKNWREISGADISDNVATFQAREGGVYVARKSDNSKTSTIVGGVIGGIVAIVLIVGIVIFCRKHPETGANLKQRFSGLKMGSKV, encoded by the exons ATGCGGCAACAACTAAGCATGTTGTTTTTCATCTGCGCGCTTTTTGGATTGGTACGTTGTGATGTGTATTTGCATAACCCGAG AGGCAGCAATAACCGACTTGATGAACGTGGTCGAGAAAGAGCAAACGCAAacag AATGTTTGACTCTCAAAACAACAATAGAGGAGGCTACAATGTTGGTAGTTTGTATTATTATGAAGGTTCTGAACTACCTATCGAGTGGACCAATCAGCACTCTTGTGGTGAGAAAAACGCCCACTGTGAGCTTGTTGTGCAATATATGTGCGATGATCAGTTAAGAGATGGTGCTAAAACAAG AACGATTCCAGAGAAATTATCTCAATGTGCCAACTTTGATTGTGATAGCGATTTAGA ATATGGCATGAATGAAAATTATGACTGGTATCAGAATTGTAAATATCGGGAGCGTAACAAGGGTTTATTTACAGCAGACCAG AAATTAAAAGGTGAAACTGCAAAATATACACGACAAAATCCAGGAGGTACAAGAAGAGGTTACGAATGTCCTGAAGAAAGAGATTATTATCCATATTGGCACCCAACACCATGGAAG GATATCGCAATTATGACCAACAATGTTTCACGTTGCGAGGAATATCTAGCCGAGAGTCAAAACGTGAAAGAAAAATACTCTTGTGTACCTCCGAAAGGATATATGGAACACTTGATCGCAAGAAAAGGTCCGGCACGTGACCGAAAGATTCTTCCCATTACGAAAGAAGAATGCGAG aAAATCGAGTACCCAGCAAATTCTGGAAACTTTTCCAAGTGGACACCAACTCCCGCATGGGGTATTGAAGCACCGGCATGCCTTGCCTCACCCAAGTCACGTGACAATCATAACGGAAATGGGCCTAGTGGATTTCCCAACATGTTTAACTGGACTATTTTAAATACGCCTCATGAACATTGCGCCCTTCGCTTGCGATATAACATTTCCACAGCTGATTATGATGCCGTCAAAACTAACGCAAGCAACAATGCTGCTA acAACAACAGTCCAGCTAAAATCGATATTGGTTCTCTTGTGGGTCTCTCTGAAACGGATGCTGAAGATAGAGGATACGTGTTTGAAAACAACCCCACTGTGAATCCGCTCTCAGCCGTAAGTGGAAACACCAACATTGGAAAGAAGTTAAATTTACAGCTAGCTATTAACACTGCGCAGTATGGAAGAACGTTTGAGGATAG aTCGCATTCATTTGCAATTCGCGCGCGGACTGCAGAATTAAAAGATGCGAAAATTCACAATCTCAATGTTCGAGGTAAGCGAGGCAACATTGTACAAGTTTATCCAGCTGTGGAATATGACTTCGTACCAAACAGACTATCTGCAAGTGTTGGAGATCATATTCACTTtca ATGGACTGGTTCGAACACAAATCCCAACAATAACGACGGACAGGGATTGGCTGGAACTGATCGCAACAATGTTGTTCTGCTGACGTCACAAATTTACCCTGAAGGGGAACCTGGAAAAGCTGTTGCCGAAAATTTAAAGTTTGGTCATTTTGGAAATAACTATCCCGCACATTTAAATGGAGTAAATTTATTGGGATTGCCCAAAGAAGATTTGGTCAGTTTAGCCGTTCTCACGCCAG GTCAGCTACGTGGTGAATTATCTGAACTAGATGATGCTGGCACATATTTCGATTTACCACCACGCAAAATCACGAGAGCTGGTGACTACCATTACATGTGCACTCGAAACAACAACTTCTCCAATCGCGGTCAGAAAGGAAAAATTGTAGTGAGCGAGGCTAAAAGCGCGGAACAGCAAGTTGGCTATAGTGGTGGAGCCGTTCAGCTTAGCGATAA TGAAGGCGTTTGGATAAAGCCAGCGACAGTTCAAGATGGCAAACAAATTCGGGTAGAGCAATGGGACGAGAGTGCTGGAGAAGAAGTTGTTAAGCAGCAAGGTGGAGAGTTAAACAAAGGAGATTCGTACGAAAGCAAATACTTTGTGGTGTATCCGTTCGAAAAGCTTGCCAACGGCGCAGAGGTAACGATAAAAATGAAAGTGGAGTCGGATGACGCGGAAATCTATCACTCCACCGACTACAAAAACTGGAGAGAAATAAGCGGCGCAGATATTTCTGACAACGTGGCAACTTTCCAAGCTCGAGAAG GAGGTGTTTATGTTGCACGGAAGTCGGACAACTCAAAGACAAGTACGATTGTCGGTGGCGTCATCGGTGGTATTGTCGCAATTGTACTTATCGTCGGCATCGTTATCTTTTGTCGCAAACATCCAGAAACTGGTGCTAACTTGAAGCAACGGTTTTCCGGTTTAAAAATGGGTtcaaaagtttaa